From Corynebacterium frankenforstense DSM 45800, the proteins below share one genomic window:
- the groES gene encoding co-chaperone GroES codes for MANVNITPLEDRILVQINEAETTTKSGLVIPDTAKERPQEATVIAVGKGRFDDEGNRVPVDVKEGDTVIFSRYGGTEIKYDGEDYLILSARDVLAVVGK; via the coding sequence GTGGCAAACGTCAACATCACCCCGCTCGAGGACCGCATCCTGGTCCAGATCAACGAGGCCGAGACCACCACCAAGTCCGGCCTGGTCATCCCGGACACCGCCAAGGAGCGTCCGCAGGAGGCCACCGTCATCGCCGTCGGCAAGGGCCGCTTCGACGACGAGGGCAACCGCGTGCCCGTGGACGTCAAGGAGGGCGACACCGTCATCTTCTCGCGTTACGGCGGCACCGAGATCAAGTACGACGGCGAGGACTATCTGATCCTCTCCGCCCGCGACGTGCTCGCGGTCGTCGGCAAGTAA
- the groL gene encoding chaperonin GroEL (60 kDa chaperone family; promotes refolding of misfolded polypeptides especially under stressful conditions; forms two stacked rings of heptamers to form a barrel-shaped 14mer; ends can be capped by GroES; misfolded proteins enter the barrel where they are refolded when GroES binds) yields the protein MAKLIAFDQEAREGILRGVDTLADAVKVTLGPRGRNVVLDKAFGGPTVTNDGVTIAREIDVEDPFENLGAQLVKDVAIRTNDNAGDGTTTATLLARAIISEGLRNVAAGANPLELGAGIRAGVEKTVELLRERATDVADAKAVAQVATVSSRDERVGEMVAGAMEKVGRDGVVTVEESQSMESSLEVTEGVSFDKGYLSPYFITDTEAQQAVLDDAVVLLVRNKISSLPDFLPILEKIADSGKQALIIAEDVEGEALQALVVNAIRKTLKVAAVKSPYFGERRKAFMDDLAVVTGATVVDPDLGISLAEAGPEVLGAARRVTITKDETVIVDGAGSADDVESRRAQIRREIETTDSSWDKEKAEERLAKLSGGVAVLRVGAATETEVSERKLRVEDAINAARAAVQEGIVAGGGSALTQISREIDEYAEQFDGDTRVGVRVLAHALTKPTFWIAENAGLDGAVVVSRTAELPNGQGFNAQTLEYGNLIDDGIIDPVKVTHNAVVNAGSVGRMVLTTEASVVNKPAEPAEGAGHGHQH from the coding sequence ATGGCGAAGCTCATCGCATTCGACCAGGAGGCCCGTGAGGGCATCCTGCGCGGCGTCGACACCCTGGCCGACGCCGTCAAGGTCACCCTGGGCCCGCGCGGCCGCAACGTCGTGCTGGACAAGGCCTTCGGTGGCCCCACCGTCACCAACGACGGCGTGACGATCGCCCGCGAGATCGACGTCGAGGACCCCTTCGAGAACCTCGGCGCCCAGCTGGTCAAGGACGTCGCGATCCGCACCAACGACAACGCCGGTGACGGCACCACCACCGCCACCCTGCTGGCCCGCGCCATCATCAGCGAGGGCCTGCGCAACGTCGCCGCGGGCGCGAACCCGCTCGAGCTCGGCGCCGGCATCCGCGCCGGTGTCGAGAAGACCGTCGAGCTGCTCCGCGAGCGTGCCACCGACGTCGCCGACGCCAAGGCCGTCGCCCAGGTCGCCACCGTCTCCTCGCGCGACGAGCGCGTCGGCGAGATGGTCGCCGGGGCCATGGAGAAGGTCGGCCGCGACGGTGTGGTCACCGTCGAGGAGAGCCAGTCCATGGAGTCCTCGCTGGAGGTCACCGAGGGCGTCTCCTTCGACAAGGGCTACCTGTCGCCCTACTTCATCACCGACACCGAGGCGCAGCAGGCCGTGCTCGACGACGCCGTCGTGCTGCTGGTGCGCAACAAGATCTCCTCCCTGCCGGACTTCCTGCCGATCCTGGAGAAGATCGCCGACTCCGGCAAGCAGGCCCTGATCATCGCCGAGGACGTCGAGGGCGAGGCCCTGCAGGCCCTGGTGGTCAACGCCATCCGCAAGACCCTCAAGGTCGCCGCCGTGAAGTCCCCGTACTTCGGCGAGCGCCGCAAGGCCTTCATGGATGACCTGGCCGTGGTCACCGGCGCCACCGTCGTCGACCCGGACCTGGGCATCTCCCTGGCCGAGGCCGGCCCCGAGGTGCTCGGTGCCGCTCGCCGCGTCACCATCACCAAGGACGAGACCGTCATCGTCGACGGCGCCGGCTCCGCCGACGACGTCGAGTCCCGCCGCGCGCAGATCCGCCGCGAGATCGAGACCACGGACTCCTCCTGGGACAAGGAGAAGGCCGAGGAGCGCCTGGCGAAGCTGTCCGGCGGCGTGGCCGTGCTGCGCGTCGGCGCCGCGACCGAGACCGAGGTCTCCGAGCGCAAGCTGCGCGTCGAGGACGCCATCAACGCCGCGCGCGCCGCGGTGCAGGAGGGCATCGTCGCCGGCGGCGGCTCCGCGCTGACCCAGATCTCCCGCGAGATCGACGAGTACGCCGAGCAGTTCGACGGCGACACCCGCGTCGGCGTGCGCGTGCTGGCCCACGCGCTGACCAAGCCGACCTTCTGGATCGCCGAGAACGCCGGTCTGGACGGTGCCGTGGTCGTCTCCCGCACCGCCGAGCTGCCGAACGGTCAGGGCTTCAACGCCCAGACCCTCGAGTACGGCAACCTCATCGACGACGGCATCATCGACCCGGTCAAGGTCACCCACAACGCGGTGGTCAACGCCGGTTCGGTGGGCCGCATGGTGCTGACCACGGAGGCCTCCGTGGTCAACAAGCCGGCCGAGCCCGCCGAGGGCGCCGGCCACGGCCACCAGCACTAG
- a CDS encoding WhiB family transcriptional regulator gives MSQPHLLPGPNADFWDWQLHGACRGKDSDVFYHPDGERGRARARRENRAKAICHTCPVIDACREHALSVGEPYGIWGGMSESDRMLYLRRESVRV, from the coding sequence ATGTCACAGCCCCACCTGCTGCCCGGTCCGAACGCGGATTTCTGGGACTGGCAGCTGCACGGAGCATGCCGCGGTAAGGACTCGGACGTTTTCTACCACCCGGACGGTGAGCGGGGTCGGGCGCGCGCCCGCCGCGAGAACCGCGCCAAGGCCATCTGCCACACCTGCCCGGTCATCGACGCCTGCCGCGAGCACGCGCTGTCCGTCGGTGAGCCCTACGGCATCTGGGGTGGCATGAGCGAGTCCGACCGCATGCTCTACCTGCGCCGCGAGAGCGTCCGCGTCTGA
- a CDS encoding sigma-70 family RNA polymerase sigma factor, protein MSDTDEELRRLVPDAVSGDRRALREIIRLIHPQVLRYARARIGGGRAPTAEDVAQEVCLAVANSISRYRDRGRPFMAFVYGIAFNKVADAHRAMARDHSVPTEEVPETGGHAEGPEAAVLAADGGNRVRALLDSLGERARDIVILRVMVGLSADETAEIVGSTPGAVRVAQFRAMKRLRTLIEKQGEING, encoded by the coding sequence GTGAGTGACACCGACGAAGAACTGCGACGGCTCGTGCCGGACGCGGTCTCCGGTGACCGCCGGGCACTGCGCGAGATCATCCGGCTGATCCACCCGCAGGTGCTGCGCTACGCGCGCGCCCGCATCGGAGGCGGCCGCGCGCCGACGGCCGAGGACGTCGCCCAGGAGGTCTGCCTGGCGGTGGCCAACTCGATCAGCCGCTACCGCGACCGCGGACGGCCGTTCATGGCCTTCGTCTACGGCATCGCCTTCAACAAGGTCGCCGACGCCCACCGCGCCATGGCCCGCGACCACTCGGTGCCCACCGAGGAGGTCCCCGAGACCGGCGGACACGCCGAGGGACCCGAGGCCGCGGTGCTCGCCGCCGACGGCGGTAACAGAGTGCGCGCGCTTCTCGATTCACTGGGCGAGAGGGCCCGTGACATCGTGATCCTGCGCGTGATGGTCGGCCTCTCGGCGGACGAGACCGCCGAGATCGTCGGCAGCACCCCCGGTGCGGTTCGGGTGGCCCAGTTCCGTGCGATGAAACGTCTGCGCACGCTGATTGAAAAACAGGGAGAGATCAATGGCTGA
- a CDS encoding DUF5319 domain-containing protein, which produces MNFDHQMPLDPFADDPNDPASFLTEDEPVEPISDEERAAIERDLALVKDFRRVLEPRGVRGIVFFCEDCEIYHYFDWAILAANMRATLRETVSPVHEPGAQPDVDAYVTWDYALGYIDGVRGI; this is translated from the coding sequence GTGAACTTTGACCATCAGATGCCCCTCGACCCGTTCGCCGACGACCCGAACGACCCCGCGTCGTTCCTGACCGAGGACGAACCCGTCGAGCCGATCTCCGACGAGGAGCGCGCCGCCATCGAGCGCGACCTGGCGCTGGTCAAGGACTTCCGCCGCGTGCTCGAGCCGCGCGGGGTGCGCGGCATCGTCTTCTTCTGCGAGGACTGCGAGATCTACCACTACTTCGACTGGGCGATCCTGGCGGCCAACATGCGCGCCACGCTGCGCGAGACCGTCAGCCCGGTCCACGAGCCGGGCGCGCAGCCCGACGTCGACGCCTACGTCACCTGGGACTACGCCCTCGGCTACATCGACGGCGTGCGCGGCATCTGA
- the guaB gene encoding IMP dehydrogenase, which produces MTQERVFTGGDDPNKVLLNGLTFDDVLLLPAESNVIPSEVDTSAQFTRNIRLGMPVASAAMDTVTESRMAIAMARQGGIGVLHRNLSAEEQAEQVETVKRSESGMVTDPVTCTPGMTLEEVDALCARFHISGLPVVDAEGVLVGICTNRDMRFEPDMKRKVAEVMTPMPLVVAPSGVTKEQALQLLSANKVEKLPIVDPDGKLTGLITVKDFVKTEQYPNASKDASGRLLVAAGIGTGEDSYKRAAQLVDAEVDVLVVDSAHAHNNRVLEMVTRVKKDFGDRVDVVGGNLATREAAKAMYEAGADAVKVGIGPGSICTTRVVAGVGAPQITAILEASAALKGTGVPIIADGGMQFSGDIAKALAAGADSVMLGSMLAGTAEAPGDIVVVGGKQYKRYRGMGSMGAMQGRGLTGEKRSYSKDRYFQADVKSEDKLVPEGVEGRVPFRGGIDAITHQLVGGLRAAMGYTGSANITALHDARFVQITGAGLRESHPHDIQQTVKAPNYH; this is translated from the coding sequence ATGACCCAGGAGCGCGTATTCACCGGCGGAGACGACCCGAACAAGGTCCTGCTCAACGGGCTGACCTTCGATGACGTGCTGCTGCTGCCGGCGGAGTCCAACGTCATCCCCTCCGAGGTGGACACCTCCGCGCAGTTCACGCGCAACATCCGGCTGGGCATGCCGGTCGCCTCGGCGGCCATGGACACCGTCACCGAGTCGCGCATGGCCATCGCGATGGCGCGCCAGGGCGGCATCGGCGTGCTGCACCGCAACCTGTCGGCCGAGGAGCAGGCCGAGCAGGTCGAGACGGTCAAGCGCTCGGAGTCCGGCATGGTCACCGACCCGGTGACCTGCACCCCCGGGATGACCCTCGAGGAGGTCGACGCCCTGTGCGCCCGCTTCCACATCTCGGGCCTGCCCGTCGTCGACGCCGAGGGCGTGCTCGTGGGCATCTGCACCAACCGCGACATGCGCTTCGAGCCGGACATGAAGCGCAAGGTCGCCGAGGTCATGACCCCGATGCCGCTCGTGGTCGCCCCCTCGGGCGTGACCAAGGAGCAGGCGCTGCAGCTGCTGAGCGCCAACAAGGTCGAGAAGCTGCCGATCGTCGACCCGGACGGCAAGCTGACCGGCCTGATCACGGTCAAGGACTTCGTCAAGACCGAGCAGTACCCGAACGCCTCCAAGGACGCCTCCGGCCGCCTGCTCGTCGCCGCGGGCATCGGCACCGGCGAGGACTCCTACAAGCGCGCCGCCCAGCTGGTCGACGCCGAGGTCGACGTGCTGGTCGTCGACTCCGCGCACGCCCACAACAACCGCGTGCTCGAGATGGTCACCCGTGTCAAGAAGGACTTCGGCGACCGCGTCGACGTCGTCGGCGGCAACCTGGCCACCCGCGAGGCCGCCAAGGCCATGTACGAGGCCGGCGCCGACGCCGTCAAGGTCGGTATCGGCCCGGGCTCGATCTGCACCACCCGCGTCGTCGCCGGCGTGGGCGCCCCGCAGATCACCGCCATCCTCGAGGCCTCCGCCGCCCTGAAGGGCACCGGCGTGCCGATCATCGCCGACGGCGGCATGCAGTTCTCCGGCGACATCGCCAAGGCCCTGGCCGCCGGCGCGGACTCCGTCATGCTCGGCTCCATGCTCGCCGGCACCGCCGAGGCGCCGGGCGACATCGTCGTCGTGGGCGGCAAGCAGTACAAGCGCTACCGCGGCATGGGGTCGATGGGCGCCATGCAGGGCCGCGGCCTGACCGGCGAGAAGCGCTCCTACTCGAAGGACCGCTACTTCCAGGCCGACGTCAAGAGCGAGGACAAGCTGGTCCCGGAGGGCGTCGAGGGCCGCGTGCCGTTCCGCGGCGGCATCGACGCGATCACCCACCAGCTCGTCGGCGGGCTGCGCGCCGCGATGGGCTACACCGGCTCGGCGAACATCACCGCGCTGCACGACGCCCGCTTCGTCCAGATCACCGGCGCGGGCCTGCGCGAGAGCCACCCGCACGACATCCAGCAGACCGTCAAGGCGCCGAACTACCACTAG
- a CDS encoding GuaB3 family IMP dehydrogenase-related protein — translation MRDYAEIGIGREARRTYHLRDISIVPSRRTRSSKETDTTWHIDAYTFDIPVMSHPTDSLAGPEFVIEMDRQGGLGVINAEGLWGRQADLDGAIARVTAAAEESEGEGVDTPAANRVLQELHSAPVDFDLLAERIGEVRASGATVAVRVSPQNVREFAPHVIKAGAELLIIQGTIISAEHVARGGEPLNLKEFIGSLDVPVIAGGVTDYTTALHLMRTGAAGVIVGSGVNTSSAALGIEAPMATAIADAAAARRDYLDETGGRYVHIIADGEIESSGDVAKAIACGADAVAAGELLAPAAETPAGGYYWPSVAAHPRFPRGVVSRPTYTGERPSLETLLHGPSTSASGRENLVGGLRRAMAKCGYTDVKSFQKVDLALR, via the coding sequence ATGCGTGACTACGCCGAAATCGGCATCGGGCGAGAGGCCCGCCGCACCTACCACCTGCGCGACATCTCGATCGTGCCCTCCCGGCGCACCCGCTCCTCGAAGGAGACCGACACCACCTGGCACATCGACGCCTACACCTTCGACATCCCGGTGATGTCGCACCCGACCGACTCGCTGGCCGGGCCCGAGTTCGTCATCGAGATGGACCGCCAGGGCGGCCTCGGCGTCATCAACGCCGAGGGCCTGTGGGGCCGCCAGGCCGACCTCGACGGCGCGATCGCCCGCGTGACCGCCGCCGCGGAGGAATCCGAGGGCGAGGGCGTGGACACCCCGGCCGCCAACCGGGTGCTCCAGGAGCTGCACTCGGCCCCGGTCGACTTCGACCTGCTCGCCGAGCGCATCGGCGAGGTCCGCGCCTCCGGCGCCACCGTCGCCGTGCGCGTCAGCCCGCAGAACGTCCGCGAGTTCGCCCCGCACGTGATCAAGGCCGGCGCCGAGCTGCTGATCATCCAGGGCACCATCATCTCCGCCGAGCACGTCGCCCGGGGCGGTGAGCCGCTCAACCTCAAGGAGTTCATCGGCTCCCTCGACGTGCCGGTCATCGCCGGCGGCGTGACCGACTACACCACCGCGCTGCACCTGATGCGCACCGGCGCCGCCGGCGTCATCGTCGGCTCCGGCGTGAACACCTCCTCGGCGGCGCTGGGCATCGAGGCCCCGATGGCCACCGCCATCGCCGACGCCGCCGCCGCGCGCCGCGACTACCTCGACGAGACCGGCGGGCGCTACGTGCACATCATCGCCGACGGCGAGATCGAGAGCTCCGGCGACGTCGCCAAGGCCATCGCCTGCGGTGCCGACGCCGTGGCCGCCGGTGAGCTGCTCGCCCCGGCCGCCGAGACCCCGGCCGGGGGCTACTACTGGCCGTCCGTGGCCGCGCACCCGCGCTTCCCGCGCGGCGTCGTCTCGCGCCCGACCTACACCGGCGAGCGCCCGAGCCTGGAGACCCTCCTGCACGGCCCCTCGACCAGTGCGTCGGGCCGGGAGAACCTGGTCGGCGGCCTGCGCCGCGCGATGGCCAAGTGCGGATACACCGACGTGAAGTCCTTCCAGAAGGTCGACCTGGCGCTCCGCTGA
- a CDS encoding PAS domain-containing protein, with the protein MNRQENPVGLDDVFFSTTDDKGRITLANKVFVRLSKYPLEELVGAPHNIVRHPDMPAGVFRVMWDALEAERPFAGFVRNRSADGSPYEVLATVTPLPAGGYLSVRTRPMTEAADRAFALYAEAREQERAAEHAGRTRREAARDTAAALPEALGAESYERFQWGLLPAELAAREAAGAALPDAPAESGAANGAADGGTGTGSPDAAVTAKAAAAEMIAALHRAHDLLGDWTRGQEETGALTEELSGLTARVSEAAGAGERVRAAADELDLTGPQRTLLLAPLQIWANMHGIVGGYLEELSGLIERVDRASREALFSLALVRLQTAAAGTFAVEPGAADSPESLTALCTALKAGIDSLDEQVTREERLVTRLNSKAGSVARIMEPVQGMIAGWLDDTDVEHLTGGARELVETVSAAAEETRAAAAQLTAASGSLSALARPDVAELRHLVAEVEDALQRATRGW; encoded by the coding sequence ATGAACCGGCAAGAGAACCCGGTCGGCCTGGACGACGTCTTCTTCTCGACCACCGACGACAAGGGCCGCATCACGCTGGCCAACAAGGTCTTCGTGCGGCTGTCCAAGTACCCGCTCGAGGAGCTGGTCGGCGCCCCGCACAACATCGTGCGCCACCCCGACATGCCCGCCGGCGTCTTCCGCGTCATGTGGGACGCCCTCGAGGCGGAGCGCCCGTTCGCGGGCTTCGTGCGCAACCGGTCCGCCGACGGCAGCCCCTACGAGGTGCTGGCCACGGTCACCCCGCTGCCCGCGGGCGGCTACCTCTCGGTGCGCACCCGCCCGATGACGGAGGCCGCCGACCGGGCCTTCGCGCTCTACGCCGAGGCGCGTGAGCAGGAGCGCGCGGCCGAGCACGCCGGCCGGACCCGCCGCGAGGCCGCCCGGGACACCGCCGCGGCGCTGCCCGAGGCCCTCGGTGCCGAGAGCTACGAGCGCTTCCAGTGGGGGCTGCTGCCCGCCGAGCTCGCCGCGCGCGAGGCCGCCGGCGCCGCGCTTCCCGACGCCCCCGCGGAGTCCGGGGCCGCGAACGGCGCGGCCGACGGGGGTACCGGGACGGGGTCCCCGGACGCAGCCGTCACGGCGAAGGCCGCGGCCGCGGAGATGATCGCCGCGCTGCACCGCGCCCACGACCTGCTCGGCGACTGGACCCGCGGCCAGGAGGAGACCGGCGCGCTCACCGAGGAACTCAGCGGGCTGACCGCCCGGGTCTCCGAGGCCGCGGGCGCCGGCGAGCGGGTGCGCGCCGCCGCCGACGAGCTGGACCTGACCGGCCCGCAGCGCACCCTGCTGCTGGCCCCGCTGCAGATCTGGGCGAACATGCACGGCATCGTCGGCGGCTACCTCGAGGAGCTCTCCGGGCTCATCGAGCGGGTGGACCGTGCCTCCCGCGAGGCGCTGTTCTCGCTGGCGCTGGTGCGCCTGCAGACCGCCGCGGCGGGCACCTTCGCCGTCGAACCGGGCGCCGCGGACTCCCCGGAGTCGCTCACGGCGCTGTGCACCGCGCTGAAGGCGGGCATCGACTCCCTCGACGAGCAGGTCACCCGCGAGGAGCGCCTGGTCACCCGCCTGAACTCCAAGGCCGGCTCGGTCGCCCGCATCATGGAGCCGGTGCAGGGCATGATCGCCGGCTGGCTCGACGACACCGACGTCGAGCACCTGACGGGCGGCGCCCGCGAGCTCGTCGAGACCGTCTCGGCCGCCGCCGAGGAGACCCGGGCCGCGGCCGCCCAGCTGACCGCGGCCTCCGGCTCGCTCTCCGCGCTGGCCCGCCCGGACGTCGCCGAGCTGCGTCACCTCGTCGCCGAGGTGGAGGACGCCCTGCAGCGCGCCACCCGCGGCTGGTGA
- a CDS encoding EamA family transporter has product MTVSSSSPVGDGGDVAGGARPGAPGAASDAAPDRSRVTGVLLVLGSCASLQFGASAATQVFPAAGPWGVTVLRLAFAGIVLTAMARPRVGKWSRGTWVKVVLFGVSLGLMNGFFYASIARIPLGVAVTVEFLGPLLLAAATGRRARDFAWVALALAGILLIGFDSLAGATSLDPLGIVFALVAGAFWAAYILSSARVGAAVDGQGGLAVAFLVGALVQVPAGFHGAGVILADPALIGWMALTALFGSLVPYTLELGALRRLPVGVFGILLSLEPVFAAAIGWWLLGQTPSAAVWAAVVCVVAASVGTTRSKPTN; this is encoded by the coding sequence ATGACCGTCTCCTCCTCCTCCCCCGTCGGCGACGGCGGGGACGTGGCCGGTGGTGCAAGGCCCGGCGCGCCCGGCGCAGCGTCGGACGCAGCACCCGACCGTTCGCGCGTCACCGGCGTGCTCCTCGTGCTCGGCTCGTGCGCGTCCCTGCAGTTCGGCGCCTCCGCGGCCACCCAGGTCTTCCCGGCGGCCGGGCCCTGGGGTGTCACGGTGCTGCGCCTGGCCTTCGCCGGGATCGTGCTGACGGCCATGGCCCGCCCGCGGGTCGGTAAGTGGTCGCGCGGGACGTGGGTCAAGGTCGTGCTCTTCGGTGTCTCGCTGGGCCTGATGAACGGCTTCTTCTACGCCTCGATCGCGCGCATCCCCCTCGGGGTGGCCGTCACGGTCGAGTTTCTGGGGCCGCTGCTCCTGGCCGCGGCCACGGGACGGCGCGCCCGGGACTTCGCGTGGGTCGCCCTGGCACTGGCGGGCATCCTGCTCATCGGCTTCGACTCGTTGGCGGGGGCGACCTCGCTGGACCCGCTGGGCATCGTCTTCGCCCTGGTGGCCGGGGCGTTCTGGGCGGCCTACATCCTCTCCTCGGCCCGGGTGGGCGCCGCCGTCGACGGGCAGGGCGGGCTGGCGGTGGCCTTCCTCGTCGGCGCACTGGTGCAGGTGCCCGCCGGTTTCCACGGCGCGGGTGTCATTCTCGCGGACCCGGCGTTGATCGGCTGGATGGCGCTGACCGCGCTCTTCGGTTCGCTGGTGCCCTACACCCTGGAGCTGGGCGCGCTGCGCCGGCTGCCGGTGGGCGTCTTCGGCATCCTGCTCTCGCTGGAGCCCGTCTTCGCCGCCGCCATCGGCTGGTGGCTGCTCGGCCAGACCCCGAGCGCGGCCGTGTGGGCCGCGGTGGTCTGCGTGGTGGCGGCCAGCGTGGGCACCACCCGCAGCAAGCCGACCAACTGA
- a CDS encoding LysR family transcriptional regulator, with protein sequence MFNLQRLRVLSEFARLGTVGAVAAQLNYTHSAISQQLAQLEAEAGCPLTERDGRRLRLTAKGEQLVDYAERLLALAREAEAAMATEEVRGTVRLGSFQSVLSGVVPTAIAELAQRHPGLTVRVFQRELAEGLDDLRARRLDLLLGEEFSLTATVGASAASGLHREHLVDDPWVLITPPSGPWSARELGELAAAPWALDPPGTPPGSWAHAACWHAGFSPRVVYETIDPMLQAQLVADGHAVAMVSGLLVPHLEGVRRVRLPGDPTRRLYSVVNAGREHLPALRAVRAALARALPAGR encoded by the coding sequence GTGTTCAATCTCCAGCGCCTGCGCGTGCTCAGCGAGTTCGCCCGCCTGGGCACGGTCGGGGCAGTCGCCGCGCAGCTCAACTACACCCACTCGGCGATCTCGCAGCAGCTCGCCCAGCTCGAGGCCGAGGCCGGCTGCCCGCTGACCGAACGCGACGGCCGGCGCCTGCGGCTGACAGCCAAGGGCGAGCAGCTCGTCGACTACGCCGAGCGGCTGCTCGCTTTGGCCCGCGAGGCCGAGGCCGCCATGGCCACCGAGGAGGTCCGCGGGACGGTACGCCTCGGCTCCTTCCAGTCGGTGCTCTCCGGGGTCGTGCCCACAGCCATCGCCGAACTGGCCCAACGCCACCCCGGCCTGACGGTGCGCGTCTTCCAGCGCGAGCTCGCCGAGGGACTCGACGACCTGCGCGCCCGCCGCCTGGACCTCCTGCTCGGCGAGGAGTTCTCGCTGACGGCGACCGTCGGCGCGAGCGCGGCCAGCGGGCTGCACCGCGAACACCTTGTCGACGACCCCTGGGTGCTGATCACCCCGCCGAGCGGGCCGTGGTCCGCCCGTGAGCTCGGCGAGCTCGCGGCCGCGCCCTGGGCGCTCGACCCGCCCGGCACCCCGCCGGGCAGCTGGGCGCACGCGGCCTGCTGGCACGCCGGGTTCAGCCCGAGAGTCGTCTACGAGACCATCGACCCGATGCTGCAGGCCCAGCTCGTCGCCGACGGACACGCCGTGGCCATGGTCTCCGGCCTGCTCGTCCCGCACCTGGAGGGCGTGCGCCGGGTGCGCCTCCCCGGGGACCCCACCCGCCGGTTGTACTCGGTGGTCAACGCCGGACGGGAGCACCTGCCCGCGCTACGTGCGGTGCGCGCCGCGCTCGCGCGCGCGTTGCCCGCCGGACGGTGA